Proteins encoded by one window of Lathyrus oleraceus cultivar Zhongwan6 chromosome 1, CAAS_Psat_ZW6_1.0, whole genome shotgun sequence:
- the LOC127135345 gene encoding casein kinase 1-like protein 1 isoform X1: MERRVGNKYRLVRKIGSGSFGEIYLGTNIQTNEEVGVKLENVRTKNPQLLYESKLYRILQGERNASGIPNIKWFGVDGDYNVLVMDLLGPSLEEMFNFCNRKLSLKTVLMLAEQMIKRVEFVHSKSFLHRDIKPDNFLMGLGKRENQVYCIDFGLAKKYRDSSTHRHIPYRENKNLTGTARYASMNTHLGIEQSRRDDLESIGYVLMYFLRGSLPWQGLQARTKREKYEKISEKKVSTSIEALCQGYPTEFASYFHYCRSLRFDDRPDYAYLKRIFRDLFIREGFQSDYVFDWTILKYQQSQLVTPPARGIGPGAGTSSGMPLAMTSANRHTGREDGRPPGLVSGDSTRRRMSGPILNSVNISKQKNPAPSDAAVSKEVMLSNSNVLGESSGSSRRVADSSSRNPFGGADSDLRSRATEAIRGKAHISSSGQRGSHIGSSDPNRVATSSNNGSHVKNYETAVKGMEGLKLKNVDSH, from the exons ATGGAACGTCGCGTTGGAAATAAGTATCGTCTTGTTCGTAAGATCGGTAGTGGCTCCTTTGGGGAGATCTATTTAG GTACTAATATTCAAACTAATGAAGAGGTTGGAGTTAAGCTT GAAAATGTCAGAACGAAGAATCCTCAGTTGCTGTATGAGTCCAAGTTGTACAGAATACTACAAGGAGAGCGTAATGCCT CTGGGATTCCAAATATTAAATGGTTTGGAGTGGATGGAGATTACAATGTTCTAGTAATGGATCTGCTTGGACCTAGTCTTGAAGAGATGTTTAACTTTTGTAATAGAAAGCTCTCGCTAAAGACAGTTCTCATGCTTGCAGAGCAAATG ATCAAGCGTGTTGAGTTTGTTCATTCTAAATCGTTTCTCCATCGGGATATCAAACCAGATAATTTCCTCATGGGCTTGGGAAAGCGGGAAAACCAG GTTTACTGTATTGATTTTGGTTTAGCAAAGAAATATAGAGATAGTTCAACCCATCGACACATTCCTTACAG GGAAAATAAGAATTTGACTGGAACTGCAAGATATGCTAGCATGAATACCCACCTTGGCATTG AGCAAAGTCGAAGAGATGATTTAGAGTCTATTGGTTATGTCTTGATGTACTTCCTGAGAGGAAG TCTCCCATGGCAAGGACTTCAAGCAAGAACCAAGAGAGAAAAGTACGAGAAAATCAGTGAAAAGAAGGTTTCTACTTCGATTGAG GCCTTGTGTCAAGGTTATCCAACAGAATTCGCATCATACTTCCATTATTGCCGGTCATTAAGGTTTGATGACAGACCAGATTATGCTTACCTCAAAAGAATATTCCGCGACCTGTTTATTCGTGAAG GATTCCAGTCTGATTACGTCTTTGATTGGACTATCTTGAAATATCAGCAATCACAGCTAGTCACTCCTCCAGCACGCGGCATT GGGCCCGGTGCCGGAACTAGTTCAGGAATGCCTCTTGCTATGACTAGTGCTAACCGACACACTG GAAGGGAAGATGGGCGTCCTCCTGGTTTGGTTTCAGGAGACTCTACAAGACGACGAATGTCGGGACCCATTTTAAATTCTGTAAATATTTCAAAGCAGAAAAATCCAGCCCCCAGCGATGCTGCTGTTAGTAAGGAGGTTATG TTATCAAATTCCAATGTCTTGGGTGAATCAAGTGGGTCATCAAGGCGTGTTGCTGATAGTAGTAGCCGCAATCCATTTGGTGGCGCAGATTCCGATCTTCGTTCTCGTGCTACCGAAGCTATCCGCGGAAAAGCACACATAAGTTCAAGTGGACAAAGAGGTTCACACATTGGATCCTCAGATCCAAATAGAGTAGCAACATCTTCTAATAACGGTTCTCATGTCAAGAATTATGAAACTGCAGTCAAGGGCATGGAGGGTTTGAAATTAAAAAATGTTGATTCCCATTAA
- the LOC127135345 gene encoding casein kinase 1-like protein 1 isoform X2, with protein MERRVGNKYRLVRKIGSGSFGEIYLGTNIQTNEEVGVKLENVRTKNPQLLYESKLYRILQGEPGIPNIKWFGVDGDYNVLVMDLLGPSLEEMFNFCNRKLSLKTVLMLAEQMIKRVEFVHSKSFLHRDIKPDNFLMGLGKRENQVYCIDFGLAKKYRDSSTHRHIPYRENKNLTGTARYASMNTHLGIEQSRRDDLESIGYVLMYFLRGSLPWQGLQARTKREKYEKISEKKVSTSIEALCQGYPTEFASYFHYCRSLRFDDRPDYAYLKRIFRDLFIREGFQSDYVFDWTILKYQQSQLVTPPARGIGPGAGTSSGMPLAMTSANRHTGREDGRPPGLVSGDSTRRRMSGPILNSVNISKQKNPAPSDAAVSKEVMLSNSNVLGESSGSSRRVADSSSRNPFGGADSDLRSRATEAIRGKAHISSSGQRGSHIGSSDPNRVATSSNNGSHVKNYETAVKGMEGLKLKNVDSH; from the exons ATGGAACGTCGCGTTGGAAATAAGTATCGTCTTGTTCGTAAGATCGGTAGTGGCTCCTTTGGGGAGATCTATTTAG GTACTAATATTCAAACTAATGAAGAGGTTGGAGTTAAGCTT GAAAATGTCAGAACGAAGAATCCTCAGTTGCTGTATGAGTCCAAGTTGTACAGAATACTACAAGGAGAGC CTGGGATTCCAAATATTAAATGGTTTGGAGTGGATGGAGATTACAATGTTCTAGTAATGGATCTGCTTGGACCTAGTCTTGAAGAGATGTTTAACTTTTGTAATAGAAAGCTCTCGCTAAAGACAGTTCTCATGCTTGCAGAGCAAATG ATCAAGCGTGTTGAGTTTGTTCATTCTAAATCGTTTCTCCATCGGGATATCAAACCAGATAATTTCCTCATGGGCTTGGGAAAGCGGGAAAACCAG GTTTACTGTATTGATTTTGGTTTAGCAAAGAAATATAGAGATAGTTCAACCCATCGACACATTCCTTACAG GGAAAATAAGAATTTGACTGGAACTGCAAGATATGCTAGCATGAATACCCACCTTGGCATTG AGCAAAGTCGAAGAGATGATTTAGAGTCTATTGGTTATGTCTTGATGTACTTCCTGAGAGGAAG TCTCCCATGGCAAGGACTTCAAGCAAGAACCAAGAGAGAAAAGTACGAGAAAATCAGTGAAAAGAAGGTTTCTACTTCGATTGAG GCCTTGTGTCAAGGTTATCCAACAGAATTCGCATCATACTTCCATTATTGCCGGTCATTAAGGTTTGATGACAGACCAGATTATGCTTACCTCAAAAGAATATTCCGCGACCTGTTTATTCGTGAAG GATTCCAGTCTGATTACGTCTTTGATTGGACTATCTTGAAATATCAGCAATCACAGCTAGTCACTCCTCCAGCACGCGGCATT GGGCCCGGTGCCGGAACTAGTTCAGGAATGCCTCTTGCTATGACTAGTGCTAACCGACACACTG GAAGGGAAGATGGGCGTCCTCCTGGTTTGGTTTCAGGAGACTCTACAAGACGACGAATGTCGGGACCCATTTTAAATTCTGTAAATATTTCAAAGCAGAAAAATCCAGCCCCCAGCGATGCTGCTGTTAGTAAGGAGGTTATG TTATCAAATTCCAATGTCTTGGGTGAATCAAGTGGGTCATCAAGGCGTGTTGCTGATAGTAGTAGCCGCAATCCATTTGGTGGCGCAGATTCCGATCTTCGTTCTCGTGCTACCGAAGCTATCCGCGGAAAAGCACACATAAGTTCAAGTGGACAAAGAGGTTCACACATTGGATCCTCAGATCCAAATAGAGTAGCAACATCTTCTAATAACGGTTCTCATGTCAAGAATTATGAAACTGCAGTCAAGGGCATGGAGGGTTTGAAATTAAAAAATGTTGATTCCCATTAA